Proteins found in one Amycolatopsis aidingensis genomic segment:
- a CDS encoding DUF397 domain-containing protein, translating to MPAPDLRAARWIKSSHSTNNGECVEVAFGPQRVAARDSKDPDGGALRLSPEAFRAFLHRVRG from the coding sequence GTGCCGGCACCGGATCTGCGCGCAGCCAGGTGGATCAAGAGCAGTCACAGCACGAACAACGGCGAGTGTGTCGAGGTGGCCTTCGGGCCGCAGCGGGTGGCCGCCAGGGACTCGAAAGACCCGGACGGCGGCGCGCTGCGGCTGTCCCCGGAAGCCTTCCGCGCCTTCCTGCACCGGGTACGCGGCTGA
- a CDS encoding GNAT family N-acetyltransferase, protein MTDPYPLRPITDGEFTAWARMIADTYGIDRTEAEIANQRAATELDRTVAAFEGEAPVGGASLYRRLLTVPGAVLPVAGVATVGVTPTHRRRGILTAMMRRQLTDLHERGAEPVAALRPAEAPIYGRYGYGPATRGNQFRCDKSAMSFRPGVDFGEGSIRLLDRAEARPLIERVYEEVRTTVVGWPDRQDVHWNVRLYDEPEAREGASRFRFAVHREPDGRATGYALYRHAEGTVRVEELAAVSRTAYAALWRFLAGIDLVRWIEYEGALDDPLPHLLTDPRAARSWPVDRIWVRLVEVDRALAARRYAIPLDVVLEVRDEFCPWNTGRYRLRAEGDEAGCERTRAAADLELGSTELGAAYLGGTTLASLAAAGQVRELRPGALARASTAFRHGREPFYPGGWAFPLY, encoded by the coding sequence GTGACCGATCCCTACCCGCTGCGTCCCATCACCGACGGCGAGTTCACGGCCTGGGCCCGCATGATCGCCGACACCTACGGCATCGACCGGACCGAGGCGGAGATCGCCAACCAGCGCGCCGCCACCGAGCTGGACCGCACTGTGGCCGCCTTCGAAGGGGAGGCACCCGTCGGTGGCGCCTCGCTCTACCGTCGCCTGCTGACCGTTCCCGGCGCCGTCCTGCCGGTCGCCGGGGTGGCCACGGTCGGAGTGACCCCCACGCACCGGCGCCGCGGCATCCTCACCGCGATGATGCGCAGGCAGCTCACCGACCTGCACGAGCGGGGCGCCGAGCCGGTGGCCGCGCTGCGCCCCGCCGAGGCCCCGATCTACGGCCGCTATGGCTACGGCCCTGCCACCCGGGGCAACCAGTTCCGCTGCGACAAGTCCGCGATGAGCTTCCGCCCTGGCGTGGACTTCGGGGAAGGGTCGATCCGGCTGCTGGATCGTGCCGAGGCTCGGCCACTGATCGAGCGGGTCTACGAGGAGGTCCGGACCACCGTGGTGGGCTGGCCCGACCGCCAGGACGTGCACTGGAACGTCCGGCTGTACGACGAGCCCGAGGCGCGCGAAGGCGCGAGCCGGTTCCGCTTCGCCGTGCACCGTGAGCCGGACGGCCGGGCCACCGGGTACGCCCTGTACCGGCACGCGGAGGGCACGGTGCGGGTGGAGGAACTGGCCGCGGTCTCCCGCACCGCGTATGCCGCGCTGTGGCGCTTCCTCGCCGGGATCGACCTGGTGCGCTGGATCGAGTACGAGGGTGCGCTGGACGACCCGCTGCCGCACCTGCTCACCGATCCGCGGGCGGCGCGGTCCTGGCCGGTGGACCGGATCTGGGTGCGGCTGGTCGAGGTGGACCGGGCACTGGCCGCGCGCCGCTACGCGATCCCGCTGGACGTGGTGCTGGAGGTTCGGGACGAGTTCTGCCCGTGGAACACCGGCCGCTACCGGCTGCGGGCCGAGGGCGATGAGGCCGGCTGCGAGCGAACCAGGGCGGCCGCGGACCTCGAACTCGGCTCGACCGAACTGGGCGCGGCCTACCTCGGCGGCACCACACTGGCCTCGCTGGCCGCCGCGGGTCAGGTCCGCGAACTCCGGCCGGGCGCGCTGGCCCGTGCCTCGACCGCCTTCCGGCACGGCCGCGAACCGTTCTACCCCGGCGGCTGGGCCTTCCCGCTCTACTGA
- a CDS encoding keywimysin-related RiPP has product MKSYEAPMLVELGSFQEVTGLLQFSGNDRLILSKN; this is encoded by the coding sequence ATGAAGTCTTACGAGGCCCCGATGCTGGTCGAGCTGGGCTCCTTCCAGGAGGTCACCGGGCTGCTGCAGTTCTCAGGCAACGACCGGCTGATCCTCAGCAAGAACTGA
- a CDS encoding lasso peptide isopeptide bond-forming cyclase codes for MASRVRAHGARTLNHHSGRPWLVGRWREDELTVAGAGEARIAVLGCCPVTPAELARRAEHLTDLARLDEVVRGLPGSFHLVATLGGGFRAYGTASGLRLVFHAEVGGVTVAADRADLLAALAGSEVDERQLAARLLFPVPHPVPETPLWRGVRAVPPGSAVTVTPDGRMSRVTRWWEPPRPVRALADAAPSIREALATAVDARTLAGGVVGCDLSGGLDSTSLCFLAARGPATVVASTWPGIDPADDDLAWAERAAAHLPDVEHVVWQAEASPLVYEKLLEIDDPLDEPTIGMLDRARLLSDLEGLAARGCRVRLTGIGGDHVAWCSEAHYHTLLRRRPLLAINRARGSRALFHWPLGGMVRALADRRPYHRWLADAAGDLGRPAEPPVTTALGWSAPPRCAEWVTVEARRAAAEVVGAAAREAEPLGPTRGEHADLDQIRSCTRIIRQWEQMSARAGLPIQSPYFDDRVIEACLSVRPEDRVTPWRYKPALVAAMRGVVPDECLARSSKAQAALDAATGLRDNRGDLAELWSESRLAELGLVDRDRLLDLAARPATPELRTAVLYPAIGCEIWLRTLAAAEPLDAGV; via the coding sequence GTGGCTTCGCGGGTACGCGCACATGGTGCCAGGACGCTGAACCACCACTCCGGTCGCCCGTGGCTCGTCGGCCGGTGGCGGGAGGACGAGCTGACGGTCGCCGGGGCGGGCGAAGCGCGGATCGCGGTGCTCGGCTGTTGCCCGGTCACCCCCGCCGAGCTGGCCCGCAGGGCGGAACATCTCACCGACCTGGCGCGGCTGGACGAGGTCGTTCGTGGCCTGCCGGGGAGTTTCCACCTCGTGGCCACACTGGGCGGCGGGTTCCGCGCCTACGGCACCGCCTCCGGCCTGCGGCTGGTGTTCCACGCCGAGGTCGGCGGGGTGACCGTCGCCGCCGACCGGGCCGACCTGCTGGCGGCACTCGCCGGGTCCGAAGTGGACGAACGGCAGCTGGCAGCGCGGTTGCTTTTCCCCGTTCCGCATCCGGTGCCGGAGACACCGTTGTGGCGCGGGGTGCGGGCGGTTCCACCGGGCAGCGCCGTGACGGTGACCCCGGACGGCAGGATGAGCAGGGTGACCCGCTGGTGGGAGCCGCCCCGGCCGGTGCGCGCACTCGCCGACGCGGCGCCGTCCATCCGGGAGGCGCTCGCGACAGCGGTGGACGCGCGCACCCTGGCGGGCGGCGTCGTCGGCTGTGACCTTTCCGGCGGCCTGGACTCGACTTCGCTGTGCTTCCTCGCCGCCCGCGGCCCGGCCACCGTGGTGGCGAGCACGTGGCCCGGTATCGATCCCGCGGACGACGACCTCGCCTGGGCCGAGCGGGCGGCCGCGCACCTGCCGGACGTCGAGCACGTCGTATGGCAGGCGGAGGCGTCCCCGCTGGTCTACGAGAAGCTGCTGGAGATCGACGACCCGCTGGACGAGCCGACGATCGGGATGCTGGACCGGGCGCGCCTGCTCAGTGACCTGGAAGGACTCGCGGCAAGGGGCTGCCGCGTCCGCCTGACCGGGATCGGCGGTGATCATGTGGCCTGGTGCTCGGAGGCGCACTACCATACGCTGCTGCGCAGGCGGCCGCTGCTCGCGATCAACCGGGCCCGCGGTTCCCGGGCCCTGTTCCACTGGCCGCTGGGCGGGATGGTGCGAGCACTCGCCGACCGCCGTCCCTACCATCGCTGGCTCGCCGATGCCGCGGGCGATCTCGGTAGGCCGGCGGAGCCCCCGGTGACCACCGCACTCGGCTGGAGCGCACCCCCGCGGTGCGCGGAGTGGGTGACCGTGGAGGCGCGGCGGGCGGCTGCGGAGGTGGTCGGCGCGGCGGCGCGGGAGGCCGAACCGCTGGGACCCACCAGGGGCGAGCACGCCGACCTCGACCAGATCCGGTCCTGTACCCGGATCATCCGCCAGTGGGAGCAGATGAGCGCGCGCGCCGGCCTGCCCATCCAGTCGCCGTACTTCGACGACCGGGTGATCGAGGCATGCCTCTCGGTACGCCCTGAGGACAGGGTGACCCCCTGGCGGTACAAACCCGCGCTGGTCGCCGCCATGCGCGGCGTCGTGCCGGATGAGTGCCTCGCGCGATCCAGCAAGGCGCAGGCGGCGCTGGACGCGGCGACCGGTCTCCGGGACAACCGGGGTGACCTTGCTGAGCTCTGGTCCGAGTCCCGGCTGGCCGAGCTCGGTCTGGTGGACCGTGACCGGCTGCTCGACCTCGCCGCGCGACCGGCGACACCCGAGCTGCGCACCGCGGTGCTCTATCCGGCCATCGGTTGCGAGATCTGGTTGCGCACGCTCGCGGCAGCCGAACCCCTTGACGCAGGCGTCTGA
- a CDS encoding lasso peptide biosynthesis PqqD family chaperone, whose amino-acid sequence MIFRLRQDVSLTDTEYGTVLLDERSGRYWQLNPSGVLVVNTLLAGRDTEQAVTALTEEYQVDAARAREDVRTLVDGLRSAGLVTS is encoded by the coding sequence ATGATTTTCCGGTTACGCCAGGACGTGTCCCTCACGGACACCGAGTACGGCACGGTGCTGCTCGACGAGCGCAGCGGCCGCTACTGGCAGCTCAACCCGAGCGGTGTGCTCGTGGTCAACACCTTGCTGGCAGGCAGGGACACCGAGCAGGCGGTCACCGCGCTCACCGAGGAGTACCAGGTCGACGCGGCCAGGGCGCGCGAGGACGTGCGCACTCTGGTGGACGGCCTCCGCTCGGCGGGTCTGGTGACCTCGTGA
- a CDS encoding lasso peptide biosynthesis B2 protein, which yields MTTPSALSRPAEIPLRRRIAARAAVALARMLAVLPPHRLRRVLAVLRRGARPASYRQAKSARDAVLAVSLACLGPQGCLPRSLAVTLLCRMRGSWPTWCVGVRAMPPFGAHAWVEAGGEPVEENVPPGYFRRLIAVEPAGPARS from the coding sequence GTGACCACCCCGAGCGCGCTCAGCAGGCCGGCCGAGATTCCGCTGCGTCGCCGGATCGCGGCCCGCGCCGCGGTTGCCCTCGCGCGGATGCTCGCCGTGCTGCCCCCGCATCGCCTCCGCCGGGTGCTCGCGGTGCTGCGCCGGGGTGCCCGGCCGGCGAGCTACCGGCAGGCCAAGTCCGCGCGGGACGCGGTGCTCGCGGTCAGCCTCGCCTGCCTCGGCCCGCAGGGGTGCCTGCCCCGCTCGCTCGCGGTCACCCTGCTGTGCCGGATGCGGGGAAGCTGGCCGACCTGGTGCGTCGGGGTACGGGCCATGCCCCCGTTCGGTGCGCATGCCTGGGTGGAGGCCGGTGGCGAGCCGGTGGAGGAGAACGTTCCGCCCGGCTACTTCCGCAGGCTGATCGCCGTCGAACCGGCCGGGCCCGCGCGTTCATGA
- a CDS encoding ABC transporter ATP-binding protein, translating into MTEPDTRRDRASVPELVRLGSGHSRVLAAAIALTVLASGLGLLQPLLVRHAIDSVGPQPLHWTIPAGLAALFAAQACVDAFGLFLLERTGEAVVLGVRRGLIARLLRLRMRVYEEHRLGDLLSRVSVDTTVLREVVTTASVQLVTGALTGLGTIALMVWIDPMLFLVVAATVAVAAVVVVALLGRLRAASERAQRSVGAMSADLERALGAIRTVRASRAEEREAERTGRSAESAYVAGVRAAKLTSVMSPAVELALRGSLVLVLLIGGTMVARDATSLGNLVAFMLYATYLVMPLASVLQGIGLVQKGMGALQRVHEVSGLPVEEAGGGTGGVARRNGAPVLEFRDVRFAYRERPVLDGVSFEVPARSHVALVGKSGAGKSTIFSLAERFYDPSAGSIRLNGSSESDLSRAEWRSRIALVDQNSPVLHGTLRDNLCYTAPTASPCELRWVVDLVNLTELVDRLPLGLDTPVGERGCRLSGGESQRVAIARALLSKPDLLLLDEPTAHLDAINEAALATAIDQVRAECALLVIAHRLSTVRRAGHVVLLDSGRVVATGKHDELLDRNSQYRDLVAVRFDGDRRPSKNARSFRATEVTD; encoded by the coding sequence ATGACGGAACCCGACACCCGGCGCGACCGGGCGAGCGTGCCGGAACTGGTGCGGCTGGGCTCCGGCCATTCCAGGGTTCTCGCCGCCGCGATCGCACTGACGGTACTGGCCTCAGGACTCGGCCTGTTGCAGCCACTGCTGGTGCGGCACGCCATCGACTCGGTGGGACCGCAACCGCTGCACTGGACGATCCCCGCCGGGCTCGCGGCGCTGTTCGCCGCGCAGGCCTGCGTGGACGCGTTCGGTCTCTTCCTGCTCGAACGCACCGGTGAGGCGGTGGTACTCGGGGTCCGGCGCGGGCTTATCGCCCGGCTGCTACGGCTGCGGATGCGGGTCTACGAGGAGCACCGGCTCGGCGACCTGCTGTCCAGGGTCAGCGTGGACACCACGGTGCTGCGCGAGGTAGTCACCACGGCCTCGGTGCAGCTGGTCACCGGGGCGCTGACCGGGCTCGGCACGATCGCCCTGATGGTGTGGATCGACCCCATGCTGTTCCTCGTCGTCGCGGCGACCGTCGCGGTGGCGGCCGTGGTGGTGGTCGCACTGCTCGGCAGGTTGCGGGCGGCCAGCGAGCGGGCCCAGCGCAGCGTCGGCGCGATGAGCGCGGACCTGGAGCGGGCGCTCGGCGCGATCCGCACCGTACGGGCCAGTCGCGCGGAGGAACGGGAGGCCGAGCGGACCGGGCGCAGTGCCGAATCGGCCTACGTCGCCGGGGTCCGTGCCGCGAAGCTCACCTCGGTGATGAGCCCCGCGGTGGAGCTGGCCCTGCGTGGATCGCTCGTGCTCGTGCTGCTCATCGGCGGCACGATGGTCGCGCGGGACGCCACCTCGCTTGGCAACCTGGTCGCCTTCATGCTGTACGCCACCTACCTGGTGATGCCGCTCGCTTCGGTGTTGCAGGGCATCGGTCTTGTCCAAAAAGGAATGGGTGCGTTGCAACGGGTGCACGAGGTTTCGGGGTTGCCTGTCGAGGAAGCAGGCGGCGGCACCGGCGGTGTTGCGCGCCGCAACGGTGCTCCGGTGCTGGAGTTCCGGGACGTCCGGTTCGCCTACCGGGAGCGGCCGGTGCTGGACGGGGTTTCGTTCGAGGTTCCCGCGCGCTCGCATGTCGCGCTGGTCGGCAAGTCCGGCGCTGGCAAGTCGACGATATTCTCGCTGGCCGAGCGATTCTACGATCCCTCGGCAGGGTCGATCCGGCTCAACGGCAGCAGCGAGAGCGACCTGAGCCGTGCCGAATGGCGTTCCCGGATCGCACTGGTCGACCAGAATTCTCCTGTCCTGCACGGTACGCTGCGGGACAACCTTTGTTACACCGCGCCCACCGCGAGCCCCTGCGAACTGCGCTGGGTTGTCGATCTGGTCAATTTAACGGAACTGGTGGACCGGCTGCCGCTCGGGCTGGACACCCCGGTCGGTGAGCGTGGTTGCCGCCTTTCCGGTGGCGAGAGCCAGCGGGTCGCGATCGCGCGCGCGTTGCTGAGCAAGCCCGACCTGCTGCTGCTCGACGAACCGACCGCACACCTCGATGCCATCAACGAGGCCGCGCTTGCCACGGCCATCGATCAGGTCCGAGCCGAGTGCGCATTGCTGGTCATCGCGCACCGGTTGTCCACTGTGCGCAGGGCGGGGCATGTCGTGCTGCTGGACTCCGGAAGGGTGGTGGCAACCGGAAAACACGACGAACTGCTGGACAGAAATTCACAGTATCGCGATCTGGTCGCAGTACGTTTTGACGGAGATCGCCGTCCCTCGAAAAACGCGAGGTCCTTTCGTGCGACCGAGGTTACGGACTGA
- a CDS encoding helix-turn-helix transcriptional regulator — protein sequence MLDRLRRLACRATSVDAALSGHGARLPCGDSSLLELLAVAGRQRRLLVDTQFARSGLMGGNAAARPRRVRVHEHSLRRMLIFDGRCAVLPLDQGGWDAGAILLRAPLAGPCGQLFEFLWSEARPLNDDLRCDPGLSERQLEVVYLLLQGATDQQVADRIGVSSRTVRSMVSTLQRRFGTNSRMALGFQLARAVTGGSRQR from the coding sequence GTGCTGGATCGGTTGCGGCGGCTCGCCTGCCGGGCCACCTCGGTGGATGCGGCGCTGTCCGGGCACGGGGCGCGGTTGCCGTGCGGTGACTCCTCCCTGCTCGAACTGCTGGCCGTCGCCGGAAGGCAGCGGCGCCTGCTGGTCGACACCCAGTTCGCGCGCAGCGGGCTGATGGGGGGTAATGCGGCGGCCCGGCCCCGCCGGGTGCGGGTACACGAGCACTCGCTGCGCCGAATGCTGATCTTCGACGGCCGGTGCGCGGTCCTTCCGCTCGACCAGGGGGGCTGGGACGCGGGCGCGATCCTGCTGCGCGCCCCGCTCGCCGGGCCCTGCGGGCAACTGTTCGAGTTCCTGTGGTCCGAGGCGCGCCCGCTCAACGATGACCTCCGGTGCGACCCCGGCCTTTCCGAGCGCCAGCTCGAGGTGGTGTACCTCCTGCTGCAGGGCGCTACCGACCAGCAGGTCGCCGACCGGATCGGGGTGAGCAGCCGCACCGTGCGCAGTATGGTGTCGACGTTGCAGCGGCGGTTCGGCACCAACTCGCGGATGGCGCTGGGCTTCCAGCTCGCCCGCGCCGTCACCGGCGGATCGCGGCAGCGCTAG
- a CDS encoding ABC transporter ATP-binding protein, translating into METTAWMSLYHSMHAQQDRRPFSKETLRRIGGFARPHRKKLGWFLVLSVATAFLAVATPVLAGRVVDAIVGGAQTSVVVGIAVLIAAIALAEAGIGLLNRWLSARIGEGLILDLRTAVFDHVQRMPVAFFTRTRTGALVSRLNNDVIGAQRAFSDTLSGVVSNLVMLVLTGVVMLGISWQVTLLALAMLPLFVYPARRMGTRLARLEREAANHDAAMGTQMTERFSAPGATLVKLFGKPDRESAAFATRARRVRDIGVRTAMVQHVFITALTLVSALALALVYGVGGYYALVGQLDAGSVVALAMLLTRLYAPLTALASARVEVMSALVSFSRVFEVLDLKPLVAEKPEPKPVPQGGISVEFEGVRFAYPSADKVSLASLEEVATLDNRGGVDVLHDISFRAEPGQMVALVGSSGAGKSTIAQLVPRLYDVDEGAIRLSGVDVRDLSLQSIRDTIGMVTQDGHLFHDSVRENLLLARPEASEEDLWEVLRRARLDGLVAGLPDGLDTIVGERGYRLSGGERQRLTIARLLLARQRVVILDEATAHLDSTSEAAVQEALTEALEGRTAVVIAHRLSTVRAADQILVVEAGHIVERGTHEELLAAGGRYEQLYRTQFEQPGAEEPGTGEPAAVANS; encoded by the coding sequence ATGGAAACCACCGCATGGATGTCGCTCTACCATTCCATGCACGCACAGCAGGACCGGCGACCGTTCTCCAAGGAGACCCTGCGCCGGATCGGCGGGTTCGCCCGGCCGCATCGCAAGAAGCTCGGCTGGTTCCTGGTGCTCAGCGTGGCCACGGCCTTCCTCGCCGTGGCCACCCCGGTGCTCGCGGGCCGGGTGGTGGACGCCATCGTCGGGGGCGCGCAGACCAGCGTGGTGGTCGGGATCGCCGTGCTGATCGCCGCGATCGCGCTGGCCGAGGCCGGGATCGGGTTGCTGAACCGCTGGCTGTCCGCGCGGATCGGCGAGGGGCTGATCCTCGACCTGCGTACCGCGGTCTTCGACCACGTGCAGCGGATGCCGGTCGCCTTCTTCACCCGTACCCGCACCGGTGCGCTGGTCAGCAGGCTGAACAACGACGTGATCGGCGCGCAGCGGGCGTTCAGCGACACCCTGTCCGGGGTGGTGAGCAACCTGGTGATGCTGGTGCTCACCGGTGTGGTGATGCTCGGGATCTCCTGGCAGGTGACCCTGCTCGCGCTGGCGATGCTGCCGCTGTTCGTGTACCCGGCGCGGCGGATGGGCACCAGGCTGGCCCGGCTGGAGCGGGAGGCCGCCAACCACGACGCCGCGATGGGCACCCAGATGACCGAGCGGTTCTCCGCCCCTGGCGCCACCCTGGTGAAGCTGTTCGGCAAGCCGGATCGGGAGTCGGCCGCGTTCGCAACCAGGGCCCGCAGGGTGCGGGACATCGGGGTGCGCACCGCGATGGTGCAGCACGTCTTCATCACCGCGCTCACCCTGGTCTCGGCGCTGGCGCTGGCGCTGGTGTACGGGGTCGGCGGGTACTACGCGCTGGTGGGGCAGCTGGACGCGGGCTCGGTCGTGGCCCTGGCCATGCTGCTGACCAGGCTGTACGCCCCGCTGACCGCGCTGGCCAGTGCCCGGGTCGAGGTGATGAGCGCGCTGGTCAGCTTCTCCAGGGTGTTCGAGGTGCTGGACCTGAAGCCGCTGGTGGCCGAGAAGCCGGAGCCCAAGCCGGTGCCGCAGGGCGGCATCTCGGTGGAGTTCGAGGGTGTGCGCTTCGCCTACCCCTCGGCGGACAAGGTGTCGCTCGCCTCGCTGGAGGAGGTCGCCACCCTGGACAACCGGGGCGGGGTGGATGTGCTGCACGACATCTCCTTCCGCGCCGAGCCGGGGCAGATGGTGGCGCTGGTCGGCTCCAGTGGCGCGGGGAAATCGACCATCGCGCAGCTGGTGCCGCGGTTGTACGACGTGGACGAGGGTGCCATCCGGTTGTCCGGTGTGGACGTTCGTGACCTTTCCCTGCAGTCGATCAGGGACACCATCGGCATGGTGACTCAGGACGGGCACCTGTTCCACGATTCGGTGCGGGAGAACCTGCTGCTGGCCCGGCCCGAGGCGTCCGAGGAGGACCTGTGGGAGGTACTGCGCAGGGCACGGCTGGACGGCCTGGTCGCCGGGCTGCCGGACGGGCTGGACACCATCGTCGGCGAGCGTGGCTACCGGCTCTCCGGCGGTGAGCGGCAGCGGCTGACCATCGCGCGCCTGCTGCTGGCCCGGCAGCGGGTGGTGATCCTGGACGAGGCGACCGCGCATCTGGACTCCACCTCGGAGGCCGCCGTGCAGGAGGCGCTGACCGAGGCGCTGGAGGGCCGGACCGCCGTGGTGATCGCGCACCGCCTTTCCACCGTGCGGGCGGCCGACCAGATCCTGGTGGTCGAGGCCGGGCACATCGTGGAGCGGGGTACGCACGAGGAACTGCTCGCCGCCGGTGGCCGGTACGAGCAGCTGTACCGCACCCAGTTCGAGCAGCCCGGTGCCGAGGAACCCGGCACCGGGGAACCCGCGGCGGTGGCGAACTCGTAG
- a CDS encoding nuclear transport factor 2 family protein gives MTEQPTLPADSAGFVPTDEDIRGVLDWFAAYDAAATEGNVEVMADMAHFPINVVTNDGDGNGSAESWDRERFLARMGEMSGSGGEVAMESARTPVFLTKDLVFVVTDARITVGDHVTEVRYGDLLVRADGRWVFQTMVQGGWGAN, from the coding sequence GTGACCGAACAGCCCACCCTCCCCGCCGACAGCGCGGGCTTCGTGCCCACCGACGAGGACATCCGGGGCGTACTGGACTGGTTCGCCGCCTACGACGCGGCGGCCACCGAGGGCAATGTCGAGGTCATGGCCGATATGGCGCATTTCCCGATCAACGTGGTGACCAACGACGGGGACGGCAACGGCTCGGCCGAGTCCTGGGACCGGGAGCGGTTCCTGGCCCGGATGGGGGAGATGAGCGGATCCGGCGGCGAGGTCGCCATGGAGTCCGCCCGCACTCCGGTGTTCCTCACCAAGGACCTGGTGTTCGTGGTCACCGACGCGCGAATCACGGTCGGCGACCACGTCACCGAGGTCCGCTACGGGGACCTGCTGGTGCGGGCCGATGGCCGGTGGGTGTTCCAGACCATGGTGCAGGGCGGCTGGGGCGCCAACTGA
- a CDS encoding SGNH/GDSL hydrolase family protein, with translation MNYERFVVVGDSCAEGLDDPYPGGSQYRGWADLVANGLAERNRAVRYANLAVRGRRLDQISTEQLPDAERLRPDLAALFGGGNDVLAPGWNASIVATRVDTAVRRLTESADTVVTFTLSDISDRMPLGRRLRPRIEALNEAIRGAAETYGAVLVDLWPDQAARDLRYFGRDRLHLGEHGHRRVAAHVLDRLGLPYARPWLDPLAGPPARPGPRAQADWLLREVLPAARTRLRNRIIGRSPGDGFLPKRPELLPVTTMAGRSH, from the coding sequence ATGAACTACGAACGGTTCGTCGTGGTCGGCGACAGCTGCGCCGAAGGGCTGGACGACCCCTACCCCGGCGGCTCGCAGTACCGGGGCTGGGCCGACCTGGTCGCGAACGGGCTCGCCGAGCGCAACCGGGCCGTTCGCTACGCCAACCTGGCCGTGCGCGGCCGCAGGCTGGACCAGATCAGCACCGAGCAGTTGCCGGACGCCGAGCGGCTGCGGCCGGACCTGGCCGCCCTGTTCGGCGGCGGCAACGACGTGCTGGCCCCCGGCTGGAACGCGAGCATCGTGGCCACGCGGGTGGACACCGCGGTACGCAGGCTGACCGAGTCCGCGGACACCGTGGTCACCTTCACCCTCAGCGATATCTCCGACCGGATGCCGCTCGGCCGCAGGCTGCGCCCGCGGATCGAGGCACTCAACGAGGCCATCCGCGGCGCCGCCGAGACCTACGGTGCGGTGCTGGTGGACCTGTGGCCGGACCAGGCGGCCCGTGACCTGCGGTACTTCGGCCGGGACCGGCTGCACCTCGGCGAGCACGGGCACCGGCGGGTGGCCGCGCACGTGCTGGACCGCCTCGGTCTGCCCTACGCCCGGCCGTGGCTTGACCCGCTGGCAGGCCCGCCTGCCAGGCCCGGGCCGCGCGCGCAGGCGGACTGGCTGCTGCGCGAGGTGCTGCCCGCGGCCCGGACCCGGCTGCGCAACCGGATCATCGGCCGCTCCCCCGGTGACGGCTTCCTGCCCAAGCGGCCGGAACTGCTGCCGGTCACCACGATGGCCGGCCGGTCCCACTGA
- a CDS encoding MOSC domain-containing protein gives MTVSGVYTGEPSVLGTRRDEPVYSAITKARRTEPELELGPTNLEGDRQGDPSVHGGPDKAVYAYPVEHYAGWTADGFALAAGSVGENISFAGCDERSVRIGDVWEWGTALLRVSQPRTPCYKLGMKTGRKDVITAMIDSGRCGWYLTVLRPGRVPTSGPIRVVQREDGGPTVAEVFRLTFLARAELDDAQRESAERVLAAPLLAEQYRATLRRKLGGG, from the coding sequence CTGACTGTCTCGGGGGTCTACACCGGCGAGCCCAGCGTGCTGGGTACCCGCCGGGACGAGCCCGTCTACAGCGCGATCACCAAGGCCAGGCGCACCGAGCCGGAGCTCGAGCTCGGACCGACCAACCTGGAAGGCGACCGGCAGGGCGATCCGAGCGTGCACGGCGGCCCGGACAAGGCCGTGTACGCCTATCCCGTCGAGCACTACGCAGGCTGGACCGCGGACGGTTTCGCACTGGCCGCGGGCTCGGTGGGGGAGAACATCTCGTTCGCGGGCTGTGATGAGCGGTCGGTGCGGATCGGGGACGTGTGGGAGTGGGGCACGGCGCTGCTACGGGTCAGCCAGCCGCGCACTCCCTGCTACAAGCTCGGGATGAAGACCGGGCGCAAGGACGTGATCACCGCGATGATCGACTCCGGGCGCTGCGGCTGGTACCTGACCGTGCTCCGTCCCGGCCGGGTCCCCACCTCCGGCCCGATCCGGGTGGTGCAGCGAGAGGACGGCGGCCCCACGGTCGCCGAGGTCTTCCGGCTCACCTTCCTCGCCAGGGCCGAGCTGGACGATGCGCAGCGCGAGAGCGCCGAACGGGTGCTCGCGGCGCCCCTGCTCGCCGAGCAGTACCGGGCCACCTTGCGCCGGAAACTCGGCGGCGGATGA